Proteins found in one Erythrobacter sp. KY5 genomic segment:
- a CDS encoding M48 family metalloprotease, whose translation MEVSAKERSLAPFRYHDDVIAHLKREEPHAWEWSSSEAQTREFDETRDAMLRDTYRLEPAGHPAVFKACHTAMERLGIDAPVTLYQANDGTMNASLVYTPGEIHMIFFGPILEKLNEAELLALLGHELSHYLLWSIGEGEHYRANRVFDHALAYPDAKPSHRETARLLSLHTELFADRGAAIAAGAFEPSVAVLVKVMTGLTNVDPEAYLRQAQEVETRGRKSQGLSHPEAYVRARALQLWWTGDPEMEPWLERQLHGPLSIEALDLLGQSKLTRMTRAFLVRLMVDIEDAGEEITTQLRAYFPDFGKVEEDPLDLTEIGVERIDDATRDYFVALTFDIAMADPDATDTVMLAGAKIAAEIGATERLTGALRRDLKWTKTRSDKLVAQAARAA comes from the coding sequence ATGGAAGTGTCTGCGAAAGAGCGTTCGCTCGCGCCTTTTCGATATCATGACGATGTGATCGCGCATCTGAAGCGCGAAGAACCTCACGCGTGGGAATGGTCCTCGTCCGAGGCTCAGACCAGGGAATTTGACGAGACGCGAGACGCGATGCTGCGCGATACGTACCGGCTGGAACCTGCCGGCCATCCCGCAGTGTTCAAGGCGTGCCATACCGCGATGGAGCGGCTCGGGATCGATGCGCCCGTGACGCTCTATCAGGCGAACGATGGCACGATGAATGCCAGCCTCGTCTATACGCCGGGCGAGATCCATATGATCTTCTTTGGCCCAATTCTGGAAAAGCTGAACGAGGCGGAACTGCTTGCGCTGCTGGGCCACGAATTGTCGCATTACCTGCTCTGGTCGATTGGCGAGGGGGAGCATTACCGCGCAAACCGCGTGTTCGATCACGCTTTGGCATATCCCGACGCCAAGCCCTCTCATCGCGAGACGGCGCGGCTGCTGAGCCTTCATACCGAACTGTTCGCCGATCGCGGCGCTGCGATTGCGGCGGGCGCGTTCGAGCCTTCGGTGGCGGTGTTGGTCAAGGTGATGACCGGCCTCACCAATGTCGATCCCGAAGCCTATCTGCGACAGGCGCAGGAGGTCGAAACGCGCGGCAGAAAGTCGCAGGGGCTCTCTCATCCCGAAGCCTATGTCAGGGCGCGCGCGCTCCAGCTTTGGTGGACAGGCGATCCCGAGATGGAGCCGTGGCTGGAACGGCAGCTGCACGGGCCTCTTTCCATCGAGGCGCTTGACCTGCTGGGGCAGAGCAAGCTGACCCGGATGACCCGCGCCTTTCTCGTTCGGCTGATGGTCGATATCGAAGATGCGGGAGAGGAAATCACCACCCAGCTGCGCGCCTATTTCCCCGATTTCGGCAAGGTAGAGGAAGACCCGCTCGATCTTACGGAGATCGGTGTCGAGCGGATCGACGATGCGACGCGGGACTATTTCGTTGCGCTCACCTTCGACATTGCAATGGCCGATCCTGACGCCACCGACACGGTGATGCTGGCAGGAGCGAAGATCGCCGCCGAGATCGGCGCAACCGAACGACTGACCGGAGCGCTGCGGCGCGATCTCAAATGGACCAAGACGCGCAGCGACAAGCTGGTCGCGCAGGCGGCGAGGGCAGCATGA
- a CDS encoding AAA domain-containing protein codes for MSETLEQAAPTRLLGAVLEDARVLSQDDIVHAMLGLMRQIAQLHEQGLVARIALDSVIELEDGQLALADTAGEAPSSNLKAIHDIQPQVSSALKLVGNYRVTQDEERGTKIDDLSVLDGEEIELKAPSYITGLRSWEIELGHHDEITDVFQLGMVMASLACGIDPREFEDLKRFSMNRDNLFAIAPRLHPVIASLILEATELNRHSRATDVAELARRLDTWRDQPTGIEVERVMAEAQGVPGRRAAVLSHLRDRLFDLSRRNRLIHFRATQSSINLTEASMPMVMRIESVRADSLCTWKGKFTQDVLGGKSVPLNRWLRFEDQPQIPSQLDRIIQENRRNRNEYGFSSLRLTVAFLHWHNLKEAPEDRISSPLLWLPVEVKKRKGVRDQYVMTCQDSVAEFNPALRHMLRQLYDIDLPESVDLAETPIEAVHEAIRTQIHESEPGVRLELQERPEIRLIMQRAVARVNKFNRRRSGRKETISAKADFNYSRDDYRPLGLALFEKFVKPDALPQRMAAGGGYQAKRELMVAETEALSYGKANGEGHKFSWSIDLTGVTLANFNYKKMSLVRDYNALIDDPGTQPGFDQVFSIEPRPFVEDAPPPIPPEQQWSVVPSDATQEQAVAFARTGRSYIIQGPPGTGKSQTITNLIADYAGRGKRVLFVCEKRAALDVVYHRLGQAGLDGLATIIHDAQDDKKDFIADLRDHYERWGRTSDQLEDARAARAQTVAALNEHLQQIASFEAVVGAADDGNGASLRDLVRRAAGLPGPDASIGAATRESLPGLAQWDANRTMIERVTRAMHELVGVSQIATHPFARLRADILRQDRPYAAIEAAIDTAEAQLERLDPLFEDADIPLSGGTMFAEAGEIAALAEKLAATGLANSPRLLDPLSEDTKALKADVARIASLEAAQAEAAKNASGWSDPLDPADTAAALDLARSKEGSLFAFFSGEWRSLKATVASRYDFASHAVKPKITAVLETLSQLHGARDELAGARKMIEERLGTNDLAGLLAFRNTILEGTPSKAVEKLLALASTPNGGQALARMAQAGAAMRSFSDTVTNTFGALSDITLDELAELLRDLRENLDDLPDCLPHLTELHSAPEPVARALTHLPLPLGGIEALIVDEAIAQKERSNPEIRRFDIDRIIATTRRAAAAREVLRDQNSAAIRATLHRQFRDNVKLSETSVTQLDNDGRAFKKVYANGRRELEHEFGKTMRYKSIREMASGDTGRVVNDLKPVWLMSPLSVSDTLPLEPDLFDVVIFDEASQVPTEDAVPALCRSRQVVIVGDEMQLPPTSFFATSQNDEDMEILAEEDGERIAIVLDADSLLSQAARNLPATLLAWHYRSRFEALISFSNAAFYAGELVTIPDRSLHKRDAAGGPVNSEDEGAWGTGVDRLLAAPITAHRIEDGVYDRRANLPEARYIAGLVRELLMRETGQTIGIVAFSEAQQSEIEDALEKLAAEDEPFAAALTREVEREDDGQYTGLFVKNLENVQGDERDIILMSVCYAPGPNGRMVMNFGPINQRGGEKRLNVIFSRAKRHMAIVSTIAPEAITNIHNDGARALRSFLAFAEAQSDGAHDNAQAVLATLNPDAARTFDAELPNDPVRSAIAAALRAKGHEVHEHVGGASFRCDLAIVDPDGGGYALAVLLDRETTSPEAIEERFVFRSGILRAFGWRVVDVPVTSWLRNRAAVVERIEREIARSSWELADPDPIAGTTITPIASPEPAAPEAATDAGDSDQENAETSATGMTEYRLVAGASNKFWRVGVDGTDLIVEFGRVDTKGQRVVKSFADEDRARREANKLTLEKTRKGYEEYS; via the coding sequence ATGAGCGAGACTTTGGAACAGGCAGCGCCGACGCGGCTGCTGGGCGCAGTCCTCGAAGATGCGCGCGTGCTGTCGCAGGACGATATCGTTCACGCGATGCTCGGCCTGATGCGACAGATCGCACAGCTTCACGAACAGGGGCTGGTCGCGCGGATTGCGCTCGACAGCGTGATTGAGCTTGAGGACGGCCAGCTGGCGCTTGCCGATACGGCGGGCGAAGCGCCGAGCAGCAATCTCAAGGCGATTCACGATATTCAGCCGCAGGTTTCCAGCGCGCTCAAGCTGGTGGGCAATTACCGCGTCACACAGGACGAGGAGCGCGGGACGAAGATCGACGATCTCTCGGTGCTCGACGGGGAAGAGATCGAGCTCAAGGCGCCGTCTTACATCACAGGGCTTCGCAGCTGGGAAATCGAGCTTGGCCACCATGACGAGATCACCGACGTCTTTCAGCTGGGCATGGTCATGGCCTCGCTTGCCTGCGGGATCGACCCGCGCGAGTTCGAGGACCTGAAGAGGTTCTCAATGAACCGCGACAACCTGTTCGCCATCGCGCCGCGCCTTCACCCGGTCATCGCCTCGCTCATTCTCGAGGCGACCGAGCTCAACCGCCATTCACGCGCAACCGATGTCGCCGAGCTTGCACGACGGCTCGACACGTGGCGCGACCAGCCCACCGGCATCGAGGTCGAGCGCGTCATGGCAGAGGCGCAAGGCGTGCCCGGACGCCGCGCGGCGGTGCTCTCGCACCTGCGCGACCGGTTGTTCGACCTCTCGCGCCGCAACCGGCTGATCCACTTTCGCGCCACGCAAAGCTCGATCAACCTGACCGAGGCGAGCATGCCGATGGTGATGCGGATCGAGAGCGTGCGGGCGGACTCGCTGTGCACGTGGAAGGGCAAGTTCACGCAGGACGTGCTGGGCGGGAAATCCGTACCGCTCAATCGCTGGCTGCGGTTCGAAGATCAGCCGCAAATCCCCTCGCAGCTTGACCGCATCATTCAGGAAAACCGCCGCAACCGGAACGAATACGGATTTTCCAGCCTGCGCCTGACGGTCGCTTTCCTGCACTGGCACAACCTCAAGGAAGCGCCGGAGGATCGGATCAGCTCGCCGCTGCTGTGGCTTCCCGTAGAGGTGAAGAAACGCAAGGGTGTGCGCGATCAATATGTCATGACCTGCCAGGACAGCGTGGCCGAATTCAACCCCGCGCTGCGCCACATGCTCCGCCAACTTTACGATATCGACCTGCCTGAAAGCGTCGACCTTGCCGAAACGCCTATTGAGGCAGTGCACGAGGCGATCCGCACGCAGATCCACGAAAGCGAGCCGGGCGTGCGTCTGGAATTGCAGGAACGGCCCGAAATCCGCCTGATCATGCAGCGCGCGGTCGCTCGGGTGAACAAGTTCAACCGTCGCCGCTCGGGCCGCAAGGAAACGATTAGCGCAAAGGCCGACTTCAACTATTCGCGCGACGATTATCGCCCGCTTGGCCTTGCCCTGTTCGAGAAGTTCGTGAAGCCCGATGCTCTCCCGCAACGCATGGCGGCCGGCGGCGGCTATCAGGCCAAGCGCGAGTTGATGGTCGCCGAAACCGAGGCGCTGTCCTACGGCAAGGCAAACGGCGAGGGGCACAAATTCTCGTGGTCGATAGACTTAACCGGAGTGACACTGGCGAACTTCAATTACAAGAAGATGTCGCTGGTGCGCGATTACAACGCGCTCATCGATGACCCCGGAACGCAGCCGGGTTTCGATCAGGTTTTCTCCATCGAACCGCGCCCTTTCGTCGAGGATGCGCCGCCGCCGATCCCGCCTGAGCAACAGTGGAGCGTCGTGCCGAGCGATGCGACGCAGGAACAGGCGGTCGCCTTTGCCCGCACCGGGCGCAGCTACATCATTCAAGGACCGCCAGGCACCGGCAAGTCGCAGACCATTACCAACCTGATCGCCGACTATGCGGGTCGGGGAAAACGCGTGCTGTTCGTATGCGAAAAGCGCGCCGCGCTCGACGTGGTGTATCACCGTCTGGGTCAGGCGGGGCTCGATGGGCTGGCGACGATCATTCACGATGCGCAGGACGACAAGAAGGACTTCATCGCCGACCTTCGCGATCACTATGAGCGCTGGGGGCGGACCTCGGACCAGCTCGAAGATGCTCGCGCTGCGCGTGCCCAGACGGTCGCGGCACTGAACGAACATTTGCAGCAGATTGCCTCGTTCGAAGCGGTGGTGGGCGCTGCCGATGACGGCAACGGCGCATCCTTGCGCGACCTCGTGCGCCGCGCGGCGGGGTTGCCGGGGCCTGATGCGTCGATCGGGGCTGCAACGCGTGAAAGCCTGCCCGGTCTGGCGCAATGGGACGCCAACCGCACCATGATCGAGCGCGTAACACGCGCCATGCACGAACTGGTTGGCGTCTCGCAAATCGCGACCCACCCCTTCGCCCGGTTGCGCGCAGACATCCTGCGGCAGGATCGGCCCTATGCCGCGATAGAGGCGGCTATCGATACCGCCGAAGCCCAGCTTGAGCGGCTCGATCCCCTGTTCGAGGATGCCGACATTCCGCTGTCGGGGGGCACGATGTTTGCCGAAGCAGGAGAGATCGCCGCGCTGGCCGAGAAACTGGCTGCGACCGGGCTCGCCAATTCTCCGCGCCTTCTTGACCCGCTTTCGGAAGATACCAAGGCGCTCAAGGCCGATGTCGCCCGCATTGCCTCGCTCGAAGCAGCGCAAGCCGAAGCCGCAAAGAATGCAAGCGGGTGGAGCGACCCGCTGGACCCCGCCGATACCGCCGCCGCGCTGGATCTGGCTCGCTCGAAGGAAGGATCGCTCTTCGCCTTTTTCAGCGGCGAGTGGCGCTCGCTCAAGGCGACTGTCGCGTCGCGTTATGACTTTGCCTCGCATGCCGTGAAGCCGAAGATTACCGCCGTGCTTGAGACGCTGTCGCAGCTCCATGGCGCGCGCGATGAACTGGCAGGCGCCCGCAAGATGATCGAAGAGCGTCTTGGCACCAATGACCTTGCCGGATTGCTCGCATTTCGAAACACGATACTTGAGGGCACGCCGTCAAAGGCCGTGGAAAAGCTGCTCGCGCTAGCCTCCACGCCCAATGGCGGGCAGGCGCTCGCCCGCATGGCGCAGGCTGGCGCTGCGATGCGATCTTTCAGCGACACGGTCACCAATACGTTCGGCGCATTGAGCGATATCACTCTTGATGAGCTGGCCGAATTGCTGCGCGATCTGCGCGAGAATCTCGACGATCTGCCCGATTGCCTGCCGCACCTGACCGAGCTGCACAGCGCGCCCGAGCCGGTTGCGCGCGCGCTCACCCATTTGCCCCTGCCGCTGGGCGGGATTGAAGCGCTCATCGTCGATGAGGCTATCGCGCAAAAAGAGCGCAGCAATCCGGAAATCCGCCGCTTCGATATCGACCGCATCATCGCGACGACGCGCCGTGCTGCGGCTGCGCGCGAGGTGTTGCGCGATCAGAACTCGGCTGCGATCCGCGCGACGCTTCACCGACAGTTCCGCGACAATGTGAAGCTGTCCGAAACCTCGGTCACACAGCTCGACAATGATGGCCGCGCGTTCAAGAAGGTCTACGCCAATGGTCGGCGCGAGCTTGAGCATGAGTTCGGCAAGACCATGCGTTATAAATCGATCCGCGAGATGGCGAGCGGCGATACGGGCCGGGTGGTCAATGATTTGAAACCCGTCTGGCTGATGAGCCCGCTTTCGGTGTCCGACACGCTGCCGCTCGAACCTGACCTGTTCGATGTCGTCATCTTCGACGAGGCGAGCCAGGTCCCGACCGAGGACGCCGTGCCCGCGCTGTGCCGTTCGCGTCAGGTGGTGATCGTTGGCGACGAAATGCAGCTGCCGCCGACCAGCTTCTTTGCGACCTCGCAAAATGACGAGGACATGGAGATCCTCGCCGAGGAAGACGGGGAGCGGATCGCCATCGTGCTCGATGCCGACAGCTTGCTCAGCCAGGCTGCGCGCAACCTGCCTGCGACCTTGCTTGCATGGCATTATCGCAGCCGGTTCGAAGCGCTTATCAGCTTTTCGAACGCGGCCTTCTATGCGGGCGAGCTTGTCACCATTCCCGACCGCTCACTGCATAAGCGTGACGCTGCGGGCGGCCCGGTCAATTCCGAGGACGAGGGCGCGTGGGGCACCGGCGTCGACCGTCTGCTGGCCGCGCCGATCACCGCGCACCGGATCGAGGACGGCGTTTACGACCGCCGCGCCAACCTGCCCGAAGCGCGCTATATCGCAGGGCTCGTGCGCGAGCTTTTGATGCGCGAGACGGGGCAGACCATTGGCATCGTCGCCTTCTCCGAAGCGCAGCAATCTGAGATCGAGGACGCGCTTGAGAAGCTGGCAGCAGAGGACGAACCTTTCGCCGCCGCGCTCACGCGCGAGGTAGAGCGCGAGGATGATGGGCAATATACCGGCCTCTTCGTCAAGAACCTTGAAAATGTGCAAGGCGATGAGCGCGACATTATCCTGATGAGCGTGTGCTACGCGCCGGGCCCCAATGGCCGGATGGTGATGAATTTCGGGCCCATCAACCAGCGCGGCGGGGAAAAGCGGCTCAACGTGATCTTCAGCCGCGCGAAACGGCATATGGCAATCGTCTCCACCATCGCGCCCGAGGCGATCACCAACATCCACAATGACGGCGCGCGCGCGCTTCGCAGCTTCCTCGCCTTCGCCGAGGCGCAATCGGACGGCGCGCATGACAACGCGCAGGCTGTGCTGGCGACGCTCAACCCCGATGCGGCGCGCACCTTCGATGCCGAATTGCCGAACGATCCGGTGCGAAGCGCGATTGCCGCAGCCCTCCGCGCGAAGGGGCATGAGGTGCACGAGCATGTCGGCGGCGCAAGCTTCCGCTGTGACCTCGCGATCGTCGATCCGGATGGCGGGGGCTACGCGCTTGCCGTGTTGCTCGACCGCGAGACGACGTCGCCCGAAGCCATCGAGGAGCGCTTCGTCTTTCGCTCCGGCATCCTGCGCGCCTTTGGCTGGCGGGTGGTCGATGTGCCGGTGACCAGCTGGCTGCGCAATCGCGCAGCGGTGGTCGAACGGATCGAGCGCGAGATTGCCCGGTCAAGCTGGGAGCTGGCCGATCCCGATCCGATTGCGGGCACCACCATCACCCCGATTGCCTCTCCCGAACCCGCTGCGCCGGAAGCCGCTACCGATGCAGGGGACAGCGATCAGGAGAATGCTGAGACAAGCGCAACCGGCATGACCGAATACCGCCTCGTTGCGGGCGCTTCGAACAAATTCTGGCGCGTGGGCGTCGATGGCACCGACCTCATCGTCGAGTTCGGACGCGTCGACACCAAGGGTCAGCGTGTGGTCAAATCCTTTGCCGACGAAGACCGCGCGCGGCGCGAGGCGAACAAGCTGACGCTGGAAAAAACCCGCAAGGGCTACGAAGAATACAGCTAA